In Hallerella succinigenes, the following are encoded in one genomic region:
- a CDS encoding C-GCAxxG-C-C family protein has product MKEYAKDYHAKHLGNCAMSVAAAWLNAHQGDMSEVERFRSCGGGRAEGGLCGALYAALQYCPAQKDKITEEFRKRCNGTLCSELRPSKNHTCNDRVGVAAAILDELEESK; this is encoded by the coding sequence ATGAAGGAATACGCAAAAGATTATCACGCCAAGCACTTAGGCAACTGCGCCATGTCCGTGGCAGCGGCCTGGTTAAACGCTCACCAGGGCGATATGTCCGAGGTAGAAAGGTTTAGATCCTGCGGTGGTGGACGTGCCGAAGGTGGTCTTTGCGGGGCTCTCTACGCAGCTCTCCAGTACTGCCCCGCCCAAAAAGACAAAATTACTGAAGAGTTCCGCAAACGTTGCAATGGAACCCTTTGCTCGGAGCTTCGCCCATCCAAGAACCACACTTGCAACGACCGCGTTGGCGTCGCTGCAGCAATTCTTGACGAGCTCGAAGAATCTAAATAA
- a CDS encoding TatD family hydrolase — translation MKLPSFSQSETLSSSILTENLSETSVHGHFENCGESQGLLMLDFHVHLARLPEPALICRELHRRHIQSVLVACEPWEWEACTPLFKEFPQTLVPCIGIHPMIAEQDSLQGLEQLRSLLQKFPKAYVGECGLDKRFPGYAPEEVQEEIFISQARLALEFNRPLMIHAVGDYRRILKILEDLGFPSSNAFPIFHRFGGDKEVVKRALRMNALFSVHPDSFRKASTQASLSAIPRENLRLETDADENFPIQNPDKTAKTPGEIAQALIQSLQSVEEKLKSL, via the coding sequence GTGAAACTACCGAGTTTTAGCCAATCCGAAACACTTTCCAGTTCAATCCTTACAGAAAACCTGTCCGAAACCTCCGTCCACGGTCACTTTGAAAACTGTGGAGAAAGTCAAGGTCTTCTAATGCTCGACTTCCACGTTCATTTGGCACGTCTCCCTGAACCGGCACTTATCTGCAGGGAACTGCACAGGCGCCACATTCAAAGCGTCCTCGTCGCCTGTGAACCGTGGGAATGGGAAGCCTGCACTCCCCTTTTCAAGGAATTTCCTCAAACGCTCGTTCCATGCATCGGAATTCACCCGATGATCGCTGAACAGGATTCCCTTCAAGGCCTAGAACAGCTTCGAAGCCTTCTTCAAAAATTTCCTAAAGCCTATGTCGGTGAATGCGGGCTCGACAAGCGCTTTCCGGGATACGCTCCGGAAGAAGTCCAGGAAGAAATCTTCATTTCACAAGCAAGGCTCGCCCTGGAATTCAATCGTCCGCTGATGATTCACGCTGTCGGCGATTACCGTCGCATTCTCAAAATTCTAGAAGATCTCGGATTCCCAAGTTCTAACGCCTTCCCCATTTTTCACCGTTTTGGCGGCGACAAGGAAGTCGTCAAGCGCGCTCTCCGCATGAATGCGCTTTTTTCTGTTCACCCAGATTCCTTCCGCAAGGCTTCTACCCAAGCTTCCCTTAGCGCCATTCCCCGAGAAAACCTTCGTCTAGAAACCGATGCAGACGAAAACTTCCCCATCCAAAATCCAGACAAAACAGCAAAAACGCCTGGCGAAATTGCGCAGGCGTTAATTCAAAGTTTGCAGTCTGTCGAAGAAAAACTAAAAAGCCTTTAA
- a CDS encoding SIMPL domain-containing protein, translating into MKNRIPEAIILAVAVVIFGACIYCGMKKMVNRDRVVHVRGLAEIEVPADKVFWGLNFNELGDDIPTIYKKISEKNSVVKEFLKKYGIQDSEITVNAPDVTDNEEIVYREKAPKFRYTVSSYISIASTNIEAVRKLQTAIAELVSQGITVRANYADFQFTGLNTVKPKMIEDATHNAREVAEKFAKDSESKLGKIRSASQGYFSIDDRDQNTPYIKKVRVVTTVDFSLED; encoded by the coding sequence ATGAAAAATCGAATTCCTGAAGCAATCATTTTGGCCGTCGCTGTGGTCATTTTCGGCGCATGCATTTACTGTGGCATGAAAAAAATGGTCAATCGGGATCGCGTGGTGCATGTGCGGGGTCTTGCCGAAATAGAAGTTCCTGCGGATAAGGTTTTTTGGGGCTTGAACTTTAACGAACTCGGCGATGACATTCCGACGATCTACAAAAAGATTTCGGAAAAGAATTCGGTCGTGAAAGAGTTCCTGAAGAAGTACGGCATTCAGGATTCGGAAATCACGGTGAATGCTCCGGACGTGACGGATAACGAAGAAATCGTTTATAGGGAAAAAGCGCCGAAATTCCGCTACACGGTCTCGTCGTATATTTCCATTGCATCGACGAATATCGAGGCGGTTCGAAAACTCCAGACTGCGATTGCAGAACTTGTATCGCAGGGAATCACGGTGCGTGCGAACTATGCAGACTTCCAGTTCACCGGGTTGAATACCGTAAAGCCGAAGATGATTGAAGATGCGACGCACAATGCCCGCGAAGTGGCGGAAAAGTTTGCGAAGGATTCCGAAAGCAAACTCGGCAAAATCCGCTCGGCTTCTCAAGGCTATTTTAGCATTGACGACCGCGATCAGAATACGCCGTACATCAAAAAGGTGCGCGTCGTGACGACGGTAGACTTCTCGTTGGAAGATTAA
- the hpt gene encoding hypoxanthine phosphoribosyltransferase, whose translation MKVLISKEDLEKRVAELAAEISAKERIDLVVGVLTGAFIFVADLVRAMSSPNLKVQFVKASSYGNGTKRSSFTVSGLEKLDVQSKNVLLIDDIFDTGHTLCDLSKAVLERGAKTVRTCALLDKPSRREVNFDIDYRGFTIENLFVVGYGLDYADAYRSLPDVCYFPEKK comes from the coding sequence TTGAAAGTTTTAATTTCGAAAGAAGATCTTGAAAAGCGCGTGGCGGAACTTGCCGCGGAAATTTCTGCGAAGGAACGAATCGACTTGGTGGTCGGTGTGCTGACGGGTGCGTTCATTTTTGTGGCGGATCTTGTGCGCGCGATGTCTTCCCCGAATTTAAAGGTTCAATTTGTGAAGGCGAGCAGTTACGGAAACGGGACAAAACGTTCTTCGTTTACAGTTTCGGGACTGGAAAAATTGGATGTCCAGAGCAAGAATGTGCTTTTAATCGATGACATTTTCGATACGGGGCATACGCTTTGTGATCTTTCGAAAGCGGTTTTAGAACGTGGCGCAAAAACGGTCAGGACCTGCGCGCTTCTCGATAAGCCTAGCCGTCGCGAAGTGAATTTTGATATCGATTACAGGGGATTCACGATCGAAAATCTTTTTGTCGTCGGATACGGTCTGGATTATGCGGATGCATATAGGTCGCTTCCGGATGTGTGCTATTTTCCTGAAAAAAAATAA
- the leuA2 gene encoding 2-isopropylmalate synthase LeuA2 has protein sequence MTEEKNQRRPFIYDVTLRDGNQALPNPWNNAQKKDVYLQLLKLGVQGAEVGFPASSEMDFESVKELAKLTAQMAEEGNVEAQNIVVSGLARCVPSDIQRCWDAVKYAPHPRIHTFIAGSPLSMEHVLHMTPEQVKERAVSCVKLAKSLVGDKGDVEFSVEHFGDCLENMDFVIDELKAVVEAGATTINLPNTVERYRPALYVNQIKQVYDALPKNITISVHCHNDLGMATAATVESFYAGANQLEVSLNGLGERCGNTNFYEVVVALANSGTPVDIHLDRIYETAILISQWSGVNIYSRAPLIGAEAIVHRSGIHQDGASKTKDLKKGAYRPIDYSMIGRHQNDSLGFTSQSGRTAVYEIVTKFGYKLSLAEAAELQPILKAASEKEGELSADRVLDIFREHFINVNGHLIFNNIEVIPDENRFIFHFKKDGEAIVKSVTAEGPVEAALILMREIGMPVELVKYRQLVVPEKDKLWAGRGLSRIVLKVNDKEVEGRGVSSDTLKANMRAIFCGVNLLYK, from the coding sequence ATGACTGAAGAAAAAAATCAGAGAAGACCGTTTATTTATGACGTGACTCTGCGTGACGGAAATCAGGCTCTGCCGAATCCGTGGAACAATGCACAGAAAAAAGACGTTTATCTGCAACTTTTGAAGCTCGGTGTCCAGGGTGCAGAAGTCGGCTTCCCGGCTTCTTCCGAAATGGACTTTGAATCGGTTAAGGAACTGGCTAAGCTCACCGCCCAGATGGCGGAAGAGGGCAATGTCGAAGCTCAGAACATTGTCGTTTCTGGCTTGGCCCGTTGCGTACCGAGTGACATTCAGCGTTGCTGGGATGCGGTGAAGTACGCTCCGCATCCGCGTATTCATACGTTTATCGCAGGCAGCCCGCTTTCGATGGAACACGTTTTGCACATGACCCCGGAACAGGTGAAGGAACGCGCTGTCAGCTGCGTGAAGCTTGCCAAGTCTTTGGTCGGTGACAAGGGTGACGTAGAATTCAGCGTGGAACACTTTGGCGACTGCCTCGAAAACATGGATTTTGTGATCGATGAATTGAAGGCTGTGGTCGAAGCCGGTGCGACGACGATCAACCTGCCGAATACGGTGGAACGTTACCGTCCGGCTCTGTACGTGAACCAGATCAAGCAGGTATATGACGCTCTGCCGAAGAATATCACGATTTCTGTTCACTGCCATAACGACCTCGGTATGGCGACGGCTGCAACCGTGGAAAGTTTCTATGCGGGCGCAAATCAGTTGGAAGTCTCTTTGAACGGCCTCGGTGAACGTTGCGGTAACACGAACTTCTATGAAGTCGTCGTGGCTCTCGCGAATTCAGGAACGCCTGTGGATATTCATCTTGACCGCATTTACGAAACGGCCATTCTCATTTCGCAGTGGTCGGGCGTGAACATTTACAGCCGAGCACCGCTGATCGGTGCCGAAGCTATTGTGCATCGTAGCGGCATTCATCAGGACGGCGCAAGCAAGACGAAGGACCTGAAAAAGGGTGCCTACCGTCCGATCGACTACTCGATGATCGGTCGCCATCAGAACGATTCTCTGGGCTTCACAAGCCAGAGCGGCCGTACCGCGGTTTATGAAATTGTGACCAAGTTCGGTTACAAGCTCTCTCTCGCAGAGGCGGCAGAACTGCAGCCGATTCTCAAGGCGGCGAGTGAAAAGGAAGGCGAACTGTCCGCAGATCGCGTCCTTGATATTTTCCGTGAGCACTTCATCAATGTGAACGGACATTTGATCTTTAACAACATCGAAGTGATTCCGGACGAAAACCGCTTTATCTTCCACTTCAAGAAGGACGGCGAAGCGATTGTAAAGTCCGTTACGGCGGAAGGTCCTGTGGAAGCGGCTCTTATCTTGATGCGAGAAATCGGCATGCCGGTGGAACTCGTCAAGTACCGTCAGCTCGTGGTGCCTGAAAAAGATAAGCTCTGGGCGGGTCGTGGATTGAGCCGAATTGTGCTGAAGGTGAACGACAAGGAAGTCGAAGGCCGTGGCGTTTCGAGCGATACGCTCAAGGCGAACATGCGCGCGATCTTCTGCGGCGTGAACTTGCTGTACAAGTAA
- a CDS encoding fibrobacter succinogenes major paralogous domain-containing protein encodes MKTSKIQILCGLAALILGACDFSTAEEIAEEASSVSCPKALVCPDSLEAETICDARDGNVYRTVQIGSQTWLAENMNYCMNASWCYDDGASNCDVYGRLYEWSSAVKACPDGFHLPSQDEWDSLAAYALENAGDENSSLRSTESWDSDLVTPGNDVLGFNALASGRYYFRAFSDLGFKAYYWTRESETTTTAYIRTLSGMINTMGFGNSFKDSGLSVRCLKD; translated from the coding sequence ATGAAGACTTCGAAAATTCAGATTCTGTGCGGATTAGCTGCTTTGATCCTTGGGGCGTGTGATTTTTCGACTGCCGAAGAAATCGCGGAAGAAGCTTCGAGCGTTTCTTGTCCAAAGGCACTTGTTTGCCCGGATTCGCTTGAAGCCGAAACGATCTGTGATGCCCGAGACGGGAATGTTTATAGGACAGTCCAAATCGGAAGCCAGACTTGGCTTGCCGAAAATATGAATTACTGCATGAACGCATCCTGGTGTTACGATGACGGCGCTTCGAATTGCGATGTTTATGGGCGCCTTTATGAATGGAGCTCCGCTGTGAAGGCTTGCCCCGATGGCTTTCATTTGCCGAGCCAAGACGAATGGGATTCCTTAGCCGCTTATGCTCTTGAAAACGCGGGGGATGAAAACAGCTCTTTGCGGAGTACGGAATCGTGGGATTCGGACTTGGTGACGCCGGGAAATGATGTTTTGGGCTTTAACGCTCTTGCTTCGGGGCGTTACTATTTCCGCGCGTTTTCCGATTTGGGTTTCAAGGCTTATTATTGGACACGTGAGTCGGAAACCACGACGACTGCCTATATCCGAACATTGAGCGGTATGATCAATACGATGGGATTCGGCAATTCCTTCAAGGATTCCGGCCTTTCGGTCCGTTGTCTGAAAGATTAA
- a CDS encoding V-type ATP synthase subunit K (produces ATP from ADP in the presence of a proton gradient across the membrane; the K subunit is a nonenzymatic component which binds the dimeric form by interacting with the G and E subunits): MDQETMTTLAKFGAVAALGLSAFGSALGCGTAGMAAIGAWKKAYLKGKNALFTLLIFVGAPIAQTIYGMLLMMYILGRIGPEGSDPTATLWPAYLGVGIFGGLGIAISAWFVGKSAANGCNALGETGKGLVNYLMVLGVGETVALFVMVFSMMLISM; this comes from the coding sequence ATGGATCAGGAAACAATGACCACATTAGCCAAGTTCGGGGCTGTAGCTGCGCTAGGGCTTTCCGCGTTTGGCTCCGCACTCGGTTGCGGTACAGCCGGCATGGCCGCCATTGGTGCATGGAAAAAAGCGTACCTGAAAGGGAAGAATGCGCTTTTCACCTTGCTTATCTTTGTCGGCGCACCGATTGCACAGACGATTTACGGCATGCTCCTGATGATGTACATCCTGGGACGAATCGGCCCGGAAGGCTCCGATCCGACGGCGACCCTTTGGCCGGCTTACTTGGGTGTGGGCATCTTTGGAGGCCTTGGCATTGCTATTTCCGCATGGTTCGTGGGCAAGTCCGCAGCAAATGGCTGTAATGCTCTCGGTGAAACGGGTAAGGGTCTTGTGAACTACTTGATGGTGCTTGGCGTCGGTGAAACGGTTGCCTTGTTCGTGATGGTGTTCTCGATGATGCTTATTTCCATGTAA
- a CDS encoding V-type ATP synthase subunit K (produces ATP from ADP in the presence of a proton gradient across the membrane; the K subunit is a nonenzymatic component which binds the dimeric form by interacting with the G and E subunits): MDPNTTLTLAKMGAAAALGFGAMGSALGCGTAGMSAISVWKKAYAQGKGALFTLLVFVGAPISQTIYGMLLMNFILNYVASVPAGEVANWGGCLGAGIFGGFGLMASAWFQGKSAAVACDALGETGKGMVNYLMVLGIVETVALFVLVFSMMVL, translated from the coding sequence ATGGATCCGAATACAACATTGACTCTCGCGAAAATGGGTGCTGCAGCTGCTCTCGGCTTTGGCGCTATGGGCTCTGCCCTTGGGTGCGGTACGGCAGGTATGTCTGCAATCTCTGTCTGGAAGAAGGCTTACGCTCAGGGTAAGGGCGCTCTCTTCACCCTTCTCGTCTTCGTCGGTGCTCCGATTTCCCAGACGATTTACGGCATGCTGCTCATGAACTTCATCTTGAACTATGTGGCTAGCGTTCCGGCTGGCGAAGTGGCTAACTGGGGCGGTTGCCTCGGTGCCGGTATCTTCGGCGGTTTCGGTCTCATGGCTTCCGCTTGGTTCCAGGGCAAGTCCGCAGCTGTCGCTTGCGACGCTCTCGGCGAAACCGGCAAGGGCATGGTGAACTACCTCATGGTGCTCGGTATCGTTGAAACGGTTGCCTTGTTCGTGCTCGTCTTCTCGATGATGGTTCTCTAA
- a CDS encoding V-type ATP synthase subunit I — protein sequence MITPMKKVTIICLDSERKASLETLRSMGIMHVTPLKNPTGNALNSARNDMNRVQKVLETLPDVKKKAEGSSLNGEAVVEEVQKLLQVRKRAEDDISEANNGLMRYEVFGNLDPDSVRALESRGVFVRLYASEAKKAFEVEDKEALVIPFGESGEGLCRAVINRGESPAKLSTPATVLPLPAHSISHYRTLKENAEKKLALVENRLSELAADKKKVQDCLKEASDAYTFEETSAGMLSSNLLAAIQGFCPALRVKELETTAKASGWALRVEDPTDEDNVPTLLTYSKVSRPMQMLYDIIGIAPGYHEVDVSSVFLVFFSIFFAMIVGDVAYGLLFLAITLYVRKKNPNSKSSGFSFMYLMCGATIVWGIFNGSFLGLKPEWAGWSYYLDFTNYAWLPEPVRHAMQWIRTSAPTDPQVFESYKAWVQDFKIFPESFVPGEAGASQMTHVQFFCFCLAVVHLTIAHVWNIIIRFKRKDSTFMAQVGWLLCCWFMFMLANNMVLGFALPGFAIPLFVVAAVLLVLFSVPPSRLKQDWISIPMLALNIVNSFTDVISYIRLFAVGMSGAAIAEAFNGMLSPLFGSFVGVFGAAVILLFVHGLNIALALMGVAVHAVRLNTLEFSNGLDLQWSGYAFSPFSKNKN from the coding sequence ATGATTACTCCGATGAAGAAAGTGACGATCATCTGCCTCGACAGCGAGCGAAAGGCTTCTCTCGAAACCCTTCGCAGCATGGGCATTATGCACGTGACTCCGCTCAAGAATCCGACGGGCAATGCGCTGAATTCCGCACGTAACGATATGAACCGCGTGCAGAAGGTGCTCGAAACCCTTCCGGATGTGAAGAAGAAAGCTGAAGGCAGCTCTCTGAACGGCGAAGCGGTTGTCGAAGAAGTGCAGAAGCTTCTCCAGGTGCGCAAGCGTGCGGAAGACGATATTTCCGAAGCAAACAACGGGTTGATGCGTTACGAAGTGTTCGGGAATCTCGATCCGGATAGCGTCCGTGCTCTGGAATCTCGTGGCGTGTTTGTACGTCTTTATGCTTCGGAAGCCAAGAAGGCGTTCGAAGTCGAGGACAAGGAAGCTTTGGTCATCCCGTTTGGTGAAAGCGGGGAAGGCCTTTGCCGTGCGGTGATCAACCGCGGGGAATCTCCGGCTAAGCTTTCGACTCCGGCTACGGTTCTTCCGCTTCCGGCGCATTCGATTTCTCATTACCGTACCCTCAAGGAAAATGCTGAAAAGAAACTCGCTCTTGTCGAAAACCGTCTTTCGGAACTCGCTGCAGACAAGAAAAAGGTGCAGGACTGCTTGAAAGAAGCTTCTGACGCTTACACGTTCGAAGAAACGTCGGCGGGCATGCTTTCGTCGAACCTTCTCGCTGCAATCCAGGGCTTCTGCCCGGCTCTGCGTGTAAAGGAACTCGAAACGACCGCAAAGGCTTCTGGTTGGGCGCTCCGCGTGGAAGATCCGACGGACGAAGATAACGTTCCGACGCTTCTCACGTACAGCAAGGTTTCCCGCCCGATGCAGATGCTTTATGATATCATCGGTATTGCTCCGGGTTATCACGAAGTGGACGTTTCGAGCGTGTTCCTCGTGTTCTTCAGTATTTTCTTCGCGATGATCGTGGGCGACGTGGCTTATGGACTTTTGTTCCTTGCCATTACGCTCTATGTTCGCAAGAAGAATCCGAATTCCAAATCCTCTGGTTTTAGCTTCATGTACTTGATGTGTGGAGCTACAATCGTCTGGGGCATTTTCAATGGCAGTTTCCTCGGCCTGAAACCGGAATGGGCGGGCTGGAGCTACTACCTTGACTTTACGAATTACGCATGGCTTCCGGAACCTGTCCGTCACGCAATGCAGTGGATTCGTACAAGCGCTCCGACCGATCCTCAGGTGTTCGAGTCTTACAAGGCGTGGGTCCAAGATTTCAAGATTTTCCCGGAATCTTTCGTTCCTGGAGAAGCTGGGGCATCTCAGATGACGCACGTCCAGTTCTTCTGCTTCTGCCTCGCAGTGGTGCATTTAACCATCGCTCACGTTTGGAACATCATTATCCGTTTCAAGAGAAAGGATTCGACGTTCATGGCGCAGGTTGGTTGGCTCCTCTGCTGCTGGTTCATGTTTATGCTCGCGAACAACATGGTTCTTGGCTTTGCCCTTCCGGGTTTTGCGATTCCGCTGTTCGTGGTCGCTGCAGTTCTCCTTGTTCTCTTCAGCGTACCGCCTAGCCGTTTGAAGCAGGACTGGATCTCGATTCCGATGCTCGCGTTGAACATCGTCAACAGCTTCACGGATGTGATCAGTTATATCCGTCTGTTTGCTGTGGGCATGTCCGGTGCGGCCATTGCGGAAGCGTTCAACGGAATGCTTTCTCCGCTGTTCGGCTCGTTCGTCGGGGTCTTTGGCGCCGCCGTCATTCTACTTTTCGTACATGGCTTGAATATTGCGCTTGCTTTGATGGGGGTTGCCGTTCATGCAGTACGTTTGAATACACTTGAATTTTCCAATGGCTTGGATTTGCAGTGGAGCGGCTATGCTTTCTCCCCCTTCTCCAAGAACAAAAATTAA
- a CDS encoding V-type ATP synthase subunit D, whose amino-acid sequence MAKVKLTKNALKAERDSLKRYQRYLPTLLLKKQQLQMEMRTLQAKVMAKREEEDALRKSIAGWIGLYAEPIEWDKYISVKEVREGEGNIAGVEIPLFDGVDFNVAIPDFFTTPAWLDEGIRSLQGLISLRLERRVLEKQYELLSNELRSTSQRVNLFEKVKIPEAKENIRTINIFLSDQQISGVARSKLAKGKANARILAQEGAAA is encoded by the coding sequence ATGGCGAAGGTCAAGCTCACAAAAAACGCTTTAAAGGCTGAACGCGATTCGCTCAAGCGCTACCAGCGCTATTTGCCGACGCTTTTGCTGAAGAAGCAGCAGCTTCAGATGGAGATGCGTACGCTTCAGGCAAAGGTGATGGCGAAAAGAGAGGAAGAAGACGCGCTTCGCAAGTCGATTGCGGGGTGGATCGGCCTTTATGCGGAACCCATTGAATGGGACAAGTATATTTCCGTCAAGGAAGTCCGCGAAGGCGAAGGCAACATCGCCGGTGTGGAAATACCGCTGTTTGACGGGGTAGACTTCAATGTCGCCATTCCAGATTTCTTTACGACGCCGGCGTGGCTCGATGAAGGTATCCGTTCCCTCCAGGGACTCATTTCCCTCCGTCTCGAACGCCGCGTGCTCGAAAAACAGTACGAACTTTTGTCCAATGAACTGCGCTCGACGAGCCAAAGAGTCAACCTGTTCGAAAAGGTGAAGATTCCGGAAGCGAAGGAAAACATTCGCACGATCAACATCTTCCTTTCCGACCAGCAGATCTCGGGTGTTGCGCGTTCCAAGCTGGCGAAGGGGAAGGCAAACGCTCGCATCCTCGCTCAGGAAGGAGCTGCTGCATGA
- a CDS encoding V-type ATP synthase subunit B, with protein MYKVYHRIERIAGSVITVKADGVANQELAQVTSAQGTSLARVIRIDGDMVDLQVFAGARGIATDSQVRFLGKPMEIPFSDALLGRVFTGAGVPRDNGPAIEENPVPIGGPSVNPAKRIIPKTMVRTGIPMIDVFNTLVVSQKLPIFSVAGEPYNQLLARIALQAEVDVIVLGGMGLKHDDYLYLKDYLDQNGALSRTVMFVHTASDPIVESLLVPDASLAVAEQFATRGKNVLVLLTDMTNFADAMKEISITMEQIPSNRGYPGDLYSQLASRYEKAVDFEGSGSITILAVTTMPGDDVTHPVPDNTGYITEGQFYLKHGRIEPFGSLSRLKQQVNGKTRSDHRTIMNTMIQLYASYKETLEKQSMGFRMSNWDNKLLKYGERFEKEMMDLSVNIPLEKALDLGWEILADCFTPEETGIPSKMINQYWPGKG; from the coding sequence ATGTATAAGGTTTATCATCGTATTGAACGTATTGCGGGTAGCGTTATTACCGTCAAGGCAGATGGCGTTGCCAATCAGGAACTCGCTCAGGTTACAAGCGCTCAGGGTACGTCTCTCGCTCGTGTGATCCGTATCGACGGTGACATGGTTGACTTGCAGGTGTTCGCTGGAGCTCGTGGTATTGCTACGGATTCTCAGGTTCGATTCCTCGGCAAGCCGATGGAAATCCCGTTCAGCGACGCTCTTCTCGGTCGAGTCTTTACCGGTGCAGGCGTTCCGCGTGACAACGGTCCGGCTATCGAAGAAAATCCGGTCCCTATCGGAGGCCCTTCGGTGAACCCGGCTAAGCGTATCATCCCGAAGACGATGGTGCGTACCGGTATTCCGATGATCGACGTGTTCAATACTCTCGTCGTTTCTCAGAAGCTCCCGATTTTCTCTGTCGCTGGTGAACCGTACAACCAGCTCCTCGCGCGTATCGCGCTCCAGGCTGAAGTGGACGTGATCGTCCTCGGCGGTATGGGCTTGAAGCACGATGACTATCTCTATTTGAAGGATTACCTTGACCAGAACGGTGCACTTTCCCGTACCGTGATGTTCGTCCACACGGCTTCCGACCCGATCGTGGAATCCTTGCTCGTTCCGGATGCCTCTCTCGCAGTGGCAGAACAGTTTGCGACCCGCGGCAAGAACGTGCTAGTTCTTCTCACGGATATGACGAACTTCGCGGATGCGATGAAGGAAATTTCGATTACGATGGAACAGATCCCGTCGAACCGTGGTTATCCTGGCGACCTTTACTCTCAGCTCGCCAGCCGTTATGAAAAGGCTGTCGACTTCGAAGGCTCGGGCTCCATTACGATTCTCGCCGTGACGACGATGCCAGGCGACGACGTGACCCACCCGGTTCCGGATAACACGGGTTATATCACCGAAGGTCAGTTCTATTTGAAGCACGGCCGTATCGAACCGTTCGGCTCGCTCTCCCGTTTGAAGCAGCAGGTGAACGGCAAGACCCGAAGCGACCACCGCACAATCATGAACACGATGATTCAGCTCTACGCAAGTTACAAGGAAACGCTTGAAAAGCAGTCCATGGGCTTCCGCATGAGTAACTGGGACAACAAGCTTTTGAAGTACGGCGAACGTTTCGAAAAGGAAATGATGGACCTTTCTGTAAACATCCCGCTCGAAAAGGCTTTGGATCTCGGCTGGGAAATTCTCGCCGACTGCTTTACTCCGGAAGAAACCGGTATTCCATCTAAGATGATCAACCAGTATTGGCCGGGGAAGGGGTAA